The following coding sequences are from one Brooklawnia cerclae window:
- a CDS encoding PucR family transcriptional regulator — protein sequence MSKPAPGTGRALVPVTRTRTAMAKRLAAQAGRMTTAVIAEMEARHPWYSELGAEERSWISVVASNGINGFVRWFADDTDSEVGPGSIFNVAPRALTRKVTLHQTVDLIRTTIDVVEAQIGLLMPRGDRPALQTAILHYSREIAFASAEVYAHAAELRVTWDERVESQVVDAIVRSDSHDELLSRASTLGWQTRSAVVVAVGSVPGGDLAALRRTADKLGLLAMAAVHGDRLVTVLSPVSPDAPTDDGATVGWLTALAPHFGPGRIVVGPAVPGLSRASESARAAMSGSRSASAWPEGPRVLTTRDLLPERVLAGNGRARRELVDSVYTPLAEAGGDLLVTCVSFLDHGGSVEATARALFVHPNTVRYRLKRIAEVTGHSPSDPRDAYVLRLALTIGRLQDT from the coding sequence ATGTCCAAGCCTGCGCCCGGCACAGGGAGGGCCCTGGTTCCCGTCACCCGGACCCGCACAGCCATGGCCAAGAGACTCGCTGCGCAGGCCGGCCGGATGACCACAGCCGTCATCGCCGAGATGGAGGCACGCCACCCCTGGTACTCGGAGCTGGGTGCCGAGGAGCGGTCCTGGATCAGCGTCGTCGCCAGCAACGGCATCAACGGCTTCGTCCGGTGGTTCGCCGACGACACCGACTCCGAGGTCGGCCCCGGGTCCATCTTCAACGTGGCCCCGCGGGCGCTGACCCGCAAGGTCACGCTGCACCAGACCGTCGACCTCATCCGCACCACCATCGACGTCGTCGAGGCCCAGATCGGCCTGCTCATGCCGCGGGGTGATCGTCCTGCGCTGCAGACCGCGATCCTCCACTACTCCCGCGAGATCGCGTTCGCCTCCGCCGAGGTGTACGCCCACGCCGCCGAGCTACGCGTCACCTGGGACGAACGGGTCGAGTCCCAGGTCGTGGACGCGATCGTCCGTTCCGACTCCCATGACGAACTGCTGTCCAGAGCGTCCACCCTCGGCTGGCAGACGAGATCCGCTGTGGTGGTGGCAGTGGGCAGCGTCCCGGGCGGCGACCTGGCCGCGCTTCGCCGCACTGCGGACAAGCTCGGGTTGCTGGCCATGGCCGCCGTCCACGGGGATCGCCTAGTGACCGTGCTCTCCCCCGTCTCGCCGGACGCACCGACCGACGACGGTGCCACCGTGGGATGGCTCACCGCGTTGGCACCACACTTCGGCCCCGGACGCATCGTCGTCGGGCCGGCGGTCCCCGGCCTGTCGCGGGCCTCGGAGTCGGCGAGAGCCGCGATGTCCGGCTCCCGATCGGCCTCGGCCTGGCCCGAGGGACCGCGAGTGCTCACCACCCGCGACCTGCTGCCCGAGCGGGTGCTCGCGGGCAACGGCCGCGCTCGGCGCGAGCTCGTCGACTCCGTGTACACCCCGCTCGCCGAAGCCGGCGGCGACCTGCTCGTCACCTGCGTGAGCTTCCTCGACCACGGGGGCTCGGTCGAGGCGACCGCGCGGGCACTGTTCGTCCATCCCAACACCGTCCGCTACCGGCTCAAACGCATCGCCGAGGTCACCGGGCACTCGCCGTCGGATCCCCGCGACGCCTATGTGCTGCGCCTCGCCCTGACGATCGGACGGCTCCAGGACACCTGA
- a CDS encoding FMN-dependent NADH-azoreductase, translated as MKLLVVRAHPLDSTRSRSMRMVDTFIEGFRAKHPDALVEDINLYNAAVPEIDIDLITGWDALRSGEAFIHLTPTQQAKLTLFENYTMQFLSADVVVVANPLWNLSIPTRLKAWIDTVCRAGVTFRYNEKGEAEGLAGGRTVVHLQASGGHFNGEDPACKYLRAMFTFLGCRYEELTAEGMDHEPDRAEEIMAEALDKARELGESL; from the coding sequence ATGAAACTGCTTGTCGTTCGCGCACACCCGCTCGACTCCACACGCTCGCGGAGCATGCGCATGGTTGATACCTTCATCGAGGGCTTCCGCGCGAAGCACCCCGACGCCCTCGTGGAGGACATCAACCTGTACAACGCCGCCGTCCCGGAGATCGACATCGACCTCATCACCGGCTGGGATGCCCTGCGCAGCGGTGAGGCGTTCATCCACCTGACCCCGACGCAGCAGGCGAAGCTCACGCTCTTCGAGAACTACACCATGCAGTTCCTGAGCGCCGACGTCGTCGTCGTGGCCAACCCCCTGTGGAACCTGTCCATCCCCACGCGGCTGAAGGCCTGGATCGACACCGTCTGCCGCGCGGGCGTCACCTTCCGCTACAACGAGAAGGGCGAGGCCGAAGGGCTGGCCGGCGGCCGCACGGTGGTTCACCTGCAGGCCAGCGGCGGGCATTTCAACGGCGAGGACCCCGCCTGCAAGTACCTGCGGGCGATGTTCACCTTCCTCGGCTGCCGCTACGAGGAACTGACCGCCGAGGGCATGGATCACGAACCCGACCGCGCCGAGGAGATCATGGCAGAGGCCCTCGACAAGGCTCGCGAGCTCGGCGAGAGCCTGTAG
- a CDS encoding sugar kinase, translating into MDLREDARWSLVIPTSMGIRISPEDGQPVQAANRFLMQVTSAESNVGSVSSFLGQPVKILTNFVKGSPVAMMIKSNLSSRFMDYEGPEVEQGGAWGHRHQFNIADSGYGNRGARVWNDRAGEVGLLLDAKDFDLDRIFGSEGAKIVHMSGLIAALSPSTLQFCLAIARKAKEYGSAISFDLNFRASFWKGREQELRDGFTEIASLCSILIGNEEDFQLALGLEGPEAGGKGIASKIDGFKGMITTAHERFPGVQVFATTLREVVNANHHLWGAILWSDGQFFVAEPRDIGVLDRIGGGDATVGGILYGLIKGWEAEKCLQFGWASGAITTTFLTDYAMPADEEQIWAVWEGNARIKR; encoded by the coding sequence ATGGATCTCCGCGAAGACGCCCGTTGGTCATTGGTCATCCCGACCAGCATGGGCATCCGCATCAGCCCCGAGGACGGCCAGCCCGTCCAAGCGGCCAACCGCTTCCTCATGCAGGTCACCTCGGCCGAGAGCAACGTCGGCTCGGTCTCGAGTTTCCTGGGGCAGCCGGTGAAGATCCTCACCAACTTCGTGAAGGGCAGCCCCGTTGCGATGATGATCAAGTCCAACCTCTCGTCGAGGTTCATGGACTACGAGGGGCCCGAGGTCGAGCAGGGTGGCGCCTGGGGCCACCGTCACCAGTTCAACATCGCCGACTCCGGCTACGGGAACCGCGGCGCCCGCGTCTGGAACGACCGCGCCGGCGAGGTCGGCCTGCTCCTGGACGCGAAGGACTTCGACCTCGACCGCATCTTCGGCTCCGAGGGCGCCAAGATCGTCCACATGTCGGGCCTGATCGCCGCCCTGTCGCCGAGCACACTGCAGTTCTGCCTGGCCATCGCGCGCAAGGCGAAGGAGTACGGCAGCGCCATCAGCTTCGACCTCAACTTCCGCGCGTCCTTCTGGAAGGGACGTGAGCAGGAACTCCGCGACGGCTTCACCGAGATCGCGAGCCTGTGCAGCATCCTCATCGGCAACGAGGAGGACTTCCAGCTCGCACTCGGGCTGGAAGGCCCCGAGGCCGGCGGCAAGGGCATCGCCAGCAAGATCGACGGCTTCAAGGGCATGATCACCACCGCTCACGAGCGCTTCCCCGGCGTCCAGGTGTTCGCTACCACCCTGCGCGAGGTCGTCAACGCCAACCACCACCTGTGGGGCGCCATCCTGTGGTCGGACGGCCAGTTCTTCGTGGCCGAGCCCCGCGACATCGGCGTCCTCGACCGCATCGGCGGCGGCGACGCGACCGTCGGCGGCATCCTCTACGGACTGATCAAGGGATGGGAGGCCGAGAAGTGCCTGCAGTTCGGCTGGGCCTCCGGCGCCATCACCACCACCTTCCTCACCGACTACGCCATGCCGGCCGACGAGGAACAGATCTGGGCGGTCTGGGAGGGCAACGCCCGGATCAAGCGCTGA